Proteins from a genomic interval of Callospermophilus lateralis isolate mCalLat2 chromosome 1, mCalLat2.hap1, whole genome shotgun sequence:
- the Plin4 gene encoding perilipin-4 isoform X1 encodes MSAAEEGRQDPPKSKGKTLSSFFGSLPGFSSARNLVASAHGSGRQSRPAASTTGAPAPEATQPQAQASVPAVATEPAQVPRGTEGLQQPPEKLMSESKALAGSQMTRTKGAISSGVASVMDAAKGVVQGGLDTTQSALTGTKEVLSSGVMGAVDMAKGAVQGGLDTSKAVVIGTKDTVTSGLTGAVNVAKGTVQTGMDTTKNVLMGTKDTVCSGATGAMNVAKGAVQGGLDTSKAVLTGTKNTVTSGLTGAVNVAKGTVQGGLDTTKTVLTGTKDTVSTGLMGAVNVAKGTVQTGMETTKNVLTGTKDTVSTGLMGAVNVAKGTVQTGMNTTKNVLTGTKDTVCSGVTGAMNVAKGAVQGGLDTSKAVLTGTQNAVSTGVMGSMNVAKGAIQTGLSTTQNIATGTKDTVCSGVTSAVNVAKGAVQGGVDTTKSVLLGTKDTVSAGLTGAVNMAKGAVQTGLDTSKTVLTGTKDTVSTGLMGAVNVAKGAVQGGLDTSKAVLTGTKNTVTSGVTGAVNVAKGTVQTGMDTTKTVLTGTKDTLCSGVTGAVNVAKGTVQTGMDTTKTVLTGTKDTLCSGVTGAVNVAKGVVQGGLDTSKTVLTGTKDTVSTGIMGAVNVAKGTVQTGVDTTKNVLMGTKDTICGGVTGAVNVAKGAVQGGMDTSKAVLTGTKNTVSTGLMGAVNVAKGTVQTGMDTTKNVLTGTKDTVCSGVTGAMNVAKGAVQGGVDTTKSVVLGTKDTVSMGLTGAVNVAKGAIQTGLDTSKTVLTGTKDTVSTGLMGAVNVAKGTVQTGVDTTKTMLTGTKDTVYGGVTGAMNVAKGAVQGGLDTTKAVVTGTKNTVTSGLTGAVNVAKGTVQGGLDTTKTVLSGTKDTVSTGLIGAVNVAKGAVQGGLDTSKAVLTGTQNAVSTGVMGSMNMAKGAIQTGLSTTQNIATGTKDTVCSGVTSAVNVAKGAVQGGVDTTKSVLLGTKDTVSAGLTGAVNVAKGAVHTGLDTSKTVLTGTKDTVSTGLMGAVNVAKGAVQGGLDTSKAVLTGTKNTVTSGLTGAVNVAKGTVQTGMDTTKTVLMGTKDTLCSGVTGAVNVAKGVVQGGLDTSKTMLTGTKDAVSTGVTGAVNVAKGTVQTGLDTTKNVLMGTKDTICSGVTGAMDVAKGAVQGGLDTSKAVLTGTKNTVTSGLTGAVNVAKGTVHGGLDTTKTMLMGTKDTVCSGVTGAMTVSKEVVQGGLDSTKSVVLGAKDIVSTGLTGAANVAKGTVEAGMSFAKSTLPGTNDTVCGEVTHVVSLAQGAMQGALDPSTTALTSTAQAGPAGLARAGNAASGAAHTSLSSSRSWCPGAQAEGWGGPVSYSATDPGGQHTALTPPEALSSRVFNLPDPPGTGWEPAGEATGVTTALVPDVADLTPGALREAAAAGQQRASAVCQGTTGFAALRDELEGLGEIFHPMSSEEQAQLAASGPGPRVLSADQGSYFVRLGDLAPGFRQRAFEHALSHLQHNQFQARDTLAQLQDSFQVIEKAMKAPQGQLFLDQGSSARAEDLGPQEAQDTAALSRVCTLLRQLHTASSGLASSLQGLPAGLQQQVGQVRHSLCELYGIVSSAGSVGELPAERLAQSRAGVSQAWQGLDQVLDGLQHRPPLGWLVGPFALVPGGQP; translated from the exons ATGTCTGCTGCAGAGGAAGGGAGACAGGACCCCCCCAAGTCCAAGGGCAAG ACCCTGAGCAGCTTCTTCGGGTCCCTGCCTGGCTTCAGTTCCGCCCGCAACCTGGTGGCCAGCGCCCACGGCTCCGGCAGACAGAGCCGGCCAGCAGCCAGCACCACAGGCGCCCCCGCCCCTGAGGCCACCCAGCCTCAGGCTCAGG CTTCTGTCCCCGCAGTGGCCACGGAGCCAGCACAGGTGCCCAGGGGTACAGAGGGACTGCAGCAGCCTCCAGAAAAG CTGATGTCAGAGTCCAAAGCCCTGGCAGGCTCCCAGATGACCAGGACCAAGGGGGCCATCTCCTCCGGAGTGGCCAGTGTGATGGATGCAGCTAAGGGCGTGGTCCAGGGAGGCCTGGACACCACACAGTCAGCACTCACAGGCACCAAAGAGGTGCTCTCCAGCGGGGTCATGGGGGCAGTAGACATGGCCAAAGGTGCTGTCCAGGGAGGCCTGGACACTTCAAAGGCCGTGGTCATTGGCACCAAGGACACAGTGACCAGTGGGCTCACTGGGGCAGTGAATGTGGCCAAAGGAACTGTCCAGACCGGCATGGACACCACCAAGAATGTGCTGATGGGCACCAAGGACACTGTATGTAGCGGGGCAACGGGGGCCATGAACGTGGCCAAAGGAGCTGTCCAGGGGGGCCTGGACACGTCAAAAGCTGTCCTCACAGGCACCAAAAATACAGTGACATCTGGACTCACCGGAGCAGTGAATGTGGCCAAAGGAACTGTCCAGGGGGGCCTGGACACCACCAAGACCGTGCTGACGGGGACCAAGGACACAGTGTCCACTGGGCTCATGGGGGCAGTGAATGTGGCCAAAGGAACTGTCCAGACTGGCATGGAAACCACCAAGAACGTGCTGACCGGCACCAAGGACACAGTGTCCACTGGGCTCATGGGGGCAGTGAATGTGGCCAAAGGAACGGTCCAGACCGGCATGAACACCACCAAGAACGTGCTGACCGGCACCAAGGACACTGTATGCAGCGGGGTGACGGGGGCCATGAACGTGGCCAAAGGAGCTGTCCAGGGGGGCCTGGACACATCAAAAGCTGTCCTGACAGGCACCCAAAACGCAGTGTCCACAGGGGTCATGGGCTCTATGAACGTGGCCAAAGGGGCCATACAAACTGGACTGAGCACGACCCAGAATATCGCCACAGGCACTAAGGACACCGTCTGCAGTGGGGTGACCAGTGCTGTGAACGTGGCCAAAGGAGCTGTCCAGGGGGGCGTGGACACCACAAAGTCTGTGCTCCTGGGCACCAAAGACACTGTGTCCGCAGGGCTCACAGGAGCAGTCAACATGGCCAAAGGGGCCGTCCAGACTGGACTGGACACCAGCAAGACCGTGCTGACTGGCaccaaggacacagtgtctaCTGGGCTCATGGGGGCAGTGAATGTGGCCAAAGGAGCTGTCCAGGGGGGCCTGGACACGTCAAAAGCTGTCCTGACAGGCACCAAAAATACAGTGACATCTGGAGTCACCGGGGCAGTCAATGTGGCCAAAGGAACTGTCCAGACCGGCATGGACACCACCAAGACCGTGCTGACAGGCACCAAGGACACTCTATGTAGCGGAGTGACGGGGGCAGTCAATGTGGCCAAAGGAACTGTCCAGACCGGCATGGACACCACCAAGACCGTGCTGACAGGCACCAAGGACACTCTATGTAGCGGAGTGACGGGGGCCGTGAATGTGGCCAAAGGGGTAGTCCAGGGGGGCCTGGACACCAGCAAGACCGTGCTGACGGGCACCAAGGACACAGTGTCCACTGGCATCATGGGGGCAGTGAATGTGGCCAAAGGAACCGTCCAGACTGGCGTGGACACCACCAAGAATGTGCTGATGGGCACCAAGGACACCATTTGTGGTGGAGTCACCGGGGCAGTGAATGTGGCCAAAGGAGCTGTCCAGGGGGGCATGGACACGTCAAAAGCTGTCCTCACAGGCACGAAAAATACAGTGTCCACTGGGCTCATGGGGGCAGTGAATGTGGCCAAAGGAACTGTCCAGACCGGCATGGACACCACCAAGAACGTGCTGACCGGCACCAAGGACACTGTCTGCAGTGGGGTGACGGGGGCCATGAATGTGGCCAAAGGAGCTGTCCAGGGGGGCGTGGACACCACAAAGTCTGTGGTCCTGGGCACCAAAGACACTGTGTCCATGGGGCTCACAGGAGCAGTCAATGTGGCCAAGGGGGCCATCCAGACTGGACTGGACACCAGCAAGACCGTGCTGACTGGCACCAAGGACACAGTGTCCACTGGGCTCATGGGGGCAGTGAATGTGGCCAAAGGAACCGTCCAGACTGGCGTGGACACCACCAAGACCATGCTGACGGGCACCAAGGACACCGTTTATGGTGGAGTCACTGGGGCCATGAACGTGGCCAAAGGAGCTGTCCAAGGGGGCCTGGACACAACAAAAGCTGTCGTCACAGGCACCAAAAATACTGTGACATCTGGACTCACCGGAGCCGTGAATGTGGCCAAAGGAACTGTCCAGGGGGGCCTGGACACCACCAAGACCGTGCTGTCGGGCACCAAGGACACAGTGTCCACTGGGCTCATTGGGGCCGTGAATGTGGCCAAAGGAGCTGTCCAAGGGGGCCTGGACACGTCAAAAGCTGTCCTCACAGGCACCCAAAACGCAGTGTCCACAGGGGTCATGGGCTCTATGAACATGGCCAAAGGGGCCATACAAACTGGACTGAGCACGACCCAGAATATTGCCACAGGCACCAAGGACACCGTCTGCAGTGGGGTGACCAGTGCCGTGAACGTGGCCAAAGGAGCTGTCCAGGGGGGCGTGGACACCACGAAATCTGTGCTCCTGGGCACCAAAGACACTGTGTCTGCGGGGCTCACAGGAGCAGTCAACGTGGCCAAGGGGGCCGTCCACACTGGACTGGACACCAGCAAGACCGTGCTGACTGGCACCAAGGACACAGTGTCCACTGGGCTCATGGGAGCAGTGAATGTGGCCAAAGGAGCTGTCCAGGGGGGCCTGGACACGTCAAAAGCTGTCCTGACAGGCACCAAAAACACAGTGACATCTGGACTCACCGGGGCAGTCAATGTGGCCAAAGGAACTGTCCAGACCGGTATGGACACCACCAAGACTGTGCTGATGGGCACCAAGGACACTCTATGTAGTGGGGTGACGGGGGCCGTGAATGTGGCCAAAGGGGTAGTCCAGGGGGGCCTGGACACCAGCAAGACCATGCTGACTGGCACCAAGGACGCAGTGTCCACTGGGGTCACTGGGGCAGTGAATGTGGCCAAAGGAACCGTCCAGACTGGCCTGGACACCACCAAGAATGTGCTGATGGGCACTAAGGACACTATCTGCAGTGGGGTGACGGGGGCGATGGATGTGGCCAAAGGAGCTGTCCAGGGGGGCCTGGACACGTCAAAAGCTGTCCTCACAGGCACGAAAAATACAGTGACATCTGGACTCACCGGGGCAGTGAATGTGGCCAAAGGAACTGTCCACGGGGGCCTGGACACCACCAAGACCATGCTGATGGGCACCAAGGACACCGTCTGCAGTGGGGTGACCGGGGCCATGACTGTGTCCAAAGAGGTAGTTCAGGGGGGCCTGGACTCCACGAAATCTGTGGTCCTGGGTGCGAAGGACATTGTGTCCACCGGGCTCACAGGGGCAGCCAATGTGGCCAAAGGCACTGTTGAGGCTGGCATGAGCTTCGCCAAATCCACGCTGCCCGGCACCAACGACACTGTCTGTGGTGAAGTCACCCATGTGGTGAGCCTGGCCCAAGGAGCCATGCAGGGGGCCCTGGACCCCAGCACCACTGCACTGACCAGCACTGCTCAAGCTGGTCCTGCTGGGCTGGCCAGGGCAGGGAATGCGGCCTCGGGTGCTGCCCACACCAGTCTCAGCAGTAGCCGAAGCTGGTGTCCTGGGGCCCAGGCCGAGGGCTGGGGTGGACCTGTTAGCTACAGCGCTACAGACCCAGGTGGCCAGCACACCGCTCTGACCCCCCCAGAGGCCCTGTCCTCCAGGGTCTTCAACCTCCCAGATCCCCCTGGAACTGGCTGGGAGCCTGCTGGGGAAGCCACAGGTGTCACCACGGCCCTGGTGCCTGATGTCGCTGACCTCACCCCCGGGGCCCTGAGGGAGGCGGCGGCCGCGGGGCAGCAGAGGGCCTCAGCTGTGTGCCAAGGAACCACTGGCTTCGCCGCGCTTCGGGACGAGCTGGAGGGGCTGGGGGAGATCTTCCACCCCATGAGCTCCGAGGAGCAAG CTCAGCTGGCGGCCTCCGGGCCGGGGCCCCGGGTGCTCTCTGCTGACCAGGGAAGCTACTTTGTCCGCCTCGGTGACCTGGCCCCGGGCTTCCGCCAGCGGGCTTTTGAACATGCCTTGAGCCACCTGCAGCACAACCAGTTCCAAGCCAGGGACACACTGGCTCAGCTCCAGGACTCCTTCCAGGTG ATTGAGAAGGCCATGAAGGCTCCACAAGGACAGCTGTTCCTGGACCAGGGATCGAGTGCCAGAGCAGAAGATCTTGGTCCCCAAGAG GCGCAGGACACAGCGGCTCTGTCCAGGGTGTGCACCCTCCTCAGGCAGCTGCACACAGCCTCCAGCGGTCTGGCCTCCAGCCTCCAGGGCCTGCCGGCCGGGCTCCAACAGCAGGTCGGGCAGGTGCGGCACAGCCTCTGTGAGCTCTACGGCATCGTGTCCTCGGCTGGGTCGGTTGGGGAGCTGCCAGCCGAGCGCCTGGCCCAGAGCCGAGCAGGAGTGAGCCAGGCATGGCAGGGGCTGGACCAGGTGCTGGATGGCCTGCAGCACAGGCCCCCGCTTGGCTGGCTGGTGGGGCCCTTCGCCTTGGTCCCTGGTGGGCAGCCATAG
- the Plin4 gene encoding perilipin-4 isoform X2, whose product MSAAEEGRQDPPKSKGKTLSSFFGSLPGFSSARNLVASAHGSGRQSRPAASTTGAPAPEATQPQAQVATEPAQVPRGTEGLQQPPEKLMSESKALAGSQMTRTKGAISSGVASVMDAAKGVVQGGLDTTQSALTGTKEVLSSGVMGAVDMAKGAVQGGLDTSKAVVIGTKDTVTSGLTGAVNVAKGTVQTGMDTTKNVLMGTKDTVCSGATGAMNVAKGAVQGGLDTSKAVLTGTKNTVTSGLTGAVNVAKGTVQGGLDTTKTVLTGTKDTVSTGLMGAVNVAKGTVQTGMETTKNVLTGTKDTVSTGLMGAVNVAKGTVQTGMNTTKNVLTGTKDTVCSGVTGAMNVAKGAVQGGLDTSKAVLTGTQNAVSTGVMGSMNVAKGAIQTGLSTTQNIATGTKDTVCSGVTSAVNVAKGAVQGGVDTTKSVLLGTKDTVSAGLTGAVNMAKGAVQTGLDTSKTVLTGTKDTVSTGLMGAVNVAKGAVQGGLDTSKAVLTGTKNTVTSGVTGAVNVAKGTVQTGMDTTKTVLTGTKDTLCSGVTGAVNVAKGTVQTGMDTTKTVLTGTKDTLCSGVTGAVNVAKGVVQGGLDTSKTVLTGTKDTVSTGIMGAVNVAKGTVQTGVDTTKNVLMGTKDTICGGVTGAVNVAKGAVQGGMDTSKAVLTGTKNTVSTGLMGAVNVAKGTVQTGMDTTKNVLTGTKDTVCSGVTGAMNVAKGAVQGGVDTTKSVVLGTKDTVSMGLTGAVNVAKGAIQTGLDTSKTVLTGTKDTVSTGLMGAVNVAKGTVQTGVDTTKTMLTGTKDTVYGGVTGAMNVAKGAVQGGLDTTKAVVTGTKNTVTSGLTGAVNVAKGTVQGGLDTTKTVLSGTKDTVSTGLIGAVNVAKGAVQGGLDTSKAVLTGTQNAVSTGVMGSMNMAKGAIQTGLSTTQNIATGTKDTVCSGVTSAVNVAKGAVQGGVDTTKSVLLGTKDTVSAGLTGAVNVAKGAVHTGLDTSKTVLTGTKDTVSTGLMGAVNVAKGAVQGGLDTSKAVLTGTKNTVTSGLTGAVNVAKGTVQTGMDTTKTVLMGTKDTLCSGVTGAVNVAKGVVQGGLDTSKTMLTGTKDAVSTGVTGAVNVAKGTVQTGLDTTKNVLMGTKDTICSGVTGAMDVAKGAVQGGLDTSKAVLTGTKNTVTSGLTGAVNVAKGTVHGGLDTTKTMLMGTKDTVCSGVTGAMTVSKEVVQGGLDSTKSVVLGAKDIVSTGLTGAANVAKGTVEAGMSFAKSTLPGTNDTVCGEVTHVVSLAQGAMQGALDPSTTALTSTAQAGPAGLARAGNAASGAAHTSLSSSRSWCPGAQAEGWGGPVSYSATDPGGQHTALTPPEALSSRVFNLPDPPGTGWEPAGEATGVTTALVPDVADLTPGALREAAAAGQQRASAVCQGTTGFAALRDELEGLGEIFHPMSSEEQAQLAASGPGPRVLSADQGSYFVRLGDLAPGFRQRAFEHALSHLQHNQFQARDTLAQLQDSFQVIEKAMKAPQGQLFLDQGSSARAEDLGPQEAQDTAALSRVCTLLRQLHTASSGLASSLQGLPAGLQQQVGQVRHSLCELYGIVSSAGSVGELPAERLAQSRAGVSQAWQGLDQVLDGLQHRPPLGWLVGPFALVPGGQP is encoded by the exons ATGTCTGCTGCAGAGGAAGGGAGACAGGACCCCCCCAAGTCCAAGGGCAAG ACCCTGAGCAGCTTCTTCGGGTCCCTGCCTGGCTTCAGTTCCGCCCGCAACCTGGTGGCCAGCGCCCACGGCTCCGGCAGACAGAGCCGGCCAGCAGCCAGCACCACAGGCGCCCCCGCCCCTGAGGCCACCCAGCCTCAGGCTCAGG TGGCCACGGAGCCAGCACAGGTGCCCAGGGGTACAGAGGGACTGCAGCAGCCTCCAGAAAAG CTGATGTCAGAGTCCAAAGCCCTGGCAGGCTCCCAGATGACCAGGACCAAGGGGGCCATCTCCTCCGGAGTGGCCAGTGTGATGGATGCAGCTAAGGGCGTGGTCCAGGGAGGCCTGGACACCACACAGTCAGCACTCACAGGCACCAAAGAGGTGCTCTCCAGCGGGGTCATGGGGGCAGTAGACATGGCCAAAGGTGCTGTCCAGGGAGGCCTGGACACTTCAAAGGCCGTGGTCATTGGCACCAAGGACACAGTGACCAGTGGGCTCACTGGGGCAGTGAATGTGGCCAAAGGAACTGTCCAGACCGGCATGGACACCACCAAGAATGTGCTGATGGGCACCAAGGACACTGTATGTAGCGGGGCAACGGGGGCCATGAACGTGGCCAAAGGAGCTGTCCAGGGGGGCCTGGACACGTCAAAAGCTGTCCTCACAGGCACCAAAAATACAGTGACATCTGGACTCACCGGAGCAGTGAATGTGGCCAAAGGAACTGTCCAGGGGGGCCTGGACACCACCAAGACCGTGCTGACGGGGACCAAGGACACAGTGTCCACTGGGCTCATGGGGGCAGTGAATGTGGCCAAAGGAACTGTCCAGACTGGCATGGAAACCACCAAGAACGTGCTGACCGGCACCAAGGACACAGTGTCCACTGGGCTCATGGGGGCAGTGAATGTGGCCAAAGGAACGGTCCAGACCGGCATGAACACCACCAAGAACGTGCTGACCGGCACCAAGGACACTGTATGCAGCGGGGTGACGGGGGCCATGAACGTGGCCAAAGGAGCTGTCCAGGGGGGCCTGGACACATCAAAAGCTGTCCTGACAGGCACCCAAAACGCAGTGTCCACAGGGGTCATGGGCTCTATGAACGTGGCCAAAGGGGCCATACAAACTGGACTGAGCACGACCCAGAATATCGCCACAGGCACTAAGGACACCGTCTGCAGTGGGGTGACCAGTGCTGTGAACGTGGCCAAAGGAGCTGTCCAGGGGGGCGTGGACACCACAAAGTCTGTGCTCCTGGGCACCAAAGACACTGTGTCCGCAGGGCTCACAGGAGCAGTCAACATGGCCAAAGGGGCCGTCCAGACTGGACTGGACACCAGCAAGACCGTGCTGACTGGCaccaaggacacagtgtctaCTGGGCTCATGGGGGCAGTGAATGTGGCCAAAGGAGCTGTCCAGGGGGGCCTGGACACGTCAAAAGCTGTCCTGACAGGCACCAAAAATACAGTGACATCTGGAGTCACCGGGGCAGTCAATGTGGCCAAAGGAACTGTCCAGACCGGCATGGACACCACCAAGACCGTGCTGACAGGCACCAAGGACACTCTATGTAGCGGAGTGACGGGGGCAGTCAATGTGGCCAAAGGAACTGTCCAGACCGGCATGGACACCACCAAGACCGTGCTGACAGGCACCAAGGACACTCTATGTAGCGGAGTGACGGGGGCCGTGAATGTGGCCAAAGGGGTAGTCCAGGGGGGCCTGGACACCAGCAAGACCGTGCTGACGGGCACCAAGGACACAGTGTCCACTGGCATCATGGGGGCAGTGAATGTGGCCAAAGGAACCGTCCAGACTGGCGTGGACACCACCAAGAATGTGCTGATGGGCACCAAGGACACCATTTGTGGTGGAGTCACCGGGGCAGTGAATGTGGCCAAAGGAGCTGTCCAGGGGGGCATGGACACGTCAAAAGCTGTCCTCACAGGCACGAAAAATACAGTGTCCACTGGGCTCATGGGGGCAGTGAATGTGGCCAAAGGAACTGTCCAGACCGGCATGGACACCACCAAGAACGTGCTGACCGGCACCAAGGACACTGTCTGCAGTGGGGTGACGGGGGCCATGAATGTGGCCAAAGGAGCTGTCCAGGGGGGCGTGGACACCACAAAGTCTGTGGTCCTGGGCACCAAAGACACTGTGTCCATGGGGCTCACAGGAGCAGTCAATGTGGCCAAGGGGGCCATCCAGACTGGACTGGACACCAGCAAGACCGTGCTGACTGGCACCAAGGACACAGTGTCCACTGGGCTCATGGGGGCAGTGAATGTGGCCAAAGGAACCGTCCAGACTGGCGTGGACACCACCAAGACCATGCTGACGGGCACCAAGGACACCGTTTATGGTGGAGTCACTGGGGCCATGAACGTGGCCAAAGGAGCTGTCCAAGGGGGCCTGGACACAACAAAAGCTGTCGTCACAGGCACCAAAAATACTGTGACATCTGGACTCACCGGAGCCGTGAATGTGGCCAAAGGAACTGTCCAGGGGGGCCTGGACACCACCAAGACCGTGCTGTCGGGCACCAAGGACACAGTGTCCACTGGGCTCATTGGGGCCGTGAATGTGGCCAAAGGAGCTGTCCAAGGGGGCCTGGACACGTCAAAAGCTGTCCTCACAGGCACCCAAAACGCAGTGTCCACAGGGGTCATGGGCTCTATGAACATGGCCAAAGGGGCCATACAAACTGGACTGAGCACGACCCAGAATATTGCCACAGGCACCAAGGACACCGTCTGCAGTGGGGTGACCAGTGCCGTGAACGTGGCCAAAGGAGCTGTCCAGGGGGGCGTGGACACCACGAAATCTGTGCTCCTGGGCACCAAAGACACTGTGTCTGCGGGGCTCACAGGAGCAGTCAACGTGGCCAAGGGGGCCGTCCACACTGGACTGGACACCAGCAAGACCGTGCTGACTGGCACCAAGGACACAGTGTCCACTGGGCTCATGGGAGCAGTGAATGTGGCCAAAGGAGCTGTCCAGGGGGGCCTGGACACGTCAAAAGCTGTCCTGACAGGCACCAAAAACACAGTGACATCTGGACTCACCGGGGCAGTCAATGTGGCCAAAGGAACTGTCCAGACCGGTATGGACACCACCAAGACTGTGCTGATGGGCACCAAGGACACTCTATGTAGTGGGGTGACGGGGGCCGTGAATGTGGCCAAAGGGGTAGTCCAGGGGGGCCTGGACACCAGCAAGACCATGCTGACTGGCACCAAGGACGCAGTGTCCACTGGGGTCACTGGGGCAGTGAATGTGGCCAAAGGAACCGTCCAGACTGGCCTGGACACCACCAAGAATGTGCTGATGGGCACTAAGGACACTATCTGCAGTGGGGTGACGGGGGCGATGGATGTGGCCAAAGGAGCTGTCCAGGGGGGCCTGGACACGTCAAAAGCTGTCCTCACAGGCACGAAAAATACAGTGACATCTGGACTCACCGGGGCAGTGAATGTGGCCAAAGGAACTGTCCACGGGGGCCTGGACACCACCAAGACCATGCTGATGGGCACCAAGGACACCGTCTGCAGTGGGGTGACCGGGGCCATGACTGTGTCCAAAGAGGTAGTTCAGGGGGGCCTGGACTCCACGAAATCTGTGGTCCTGGGTGCGAAGGACATTGTGTCCACCGGGCTCACAGGGGCAGCCAATGTGGCCAAAGGCACTGTTGAGGCTGGCATGAGCTTCGCCAAATCCACGCTGCCCGGCACCAACGACACTGTCTGTGGTGAAGTCACCCATGTGGTGAGCCTGGCCCAAGGAGCCATGCAGGGGGCCCTGGACCCCAGCACCACTGCACTGACCAGCACTGCTCAAGCTGGTCCTGCTGGGCTGGCCAGGGCAGGGAATGCGGCCTCGGGTGCTGCCCACACCAGTCTCAGCAGTAGCCGAAGCTGGTGTCCTGGGGCCCAGGCCGAGGGCTGGGGTGGACCTGTTAGCTACAGCGCTACAGACCCAGGTGGCCAGCACACCGCTCTGACCCCCCCAGAGGCCCTGTCCTCCAGGGTCTTCAACCTCCCAGATCCCCCTGGAACTGGCTGGGAGCCTGCTGGGGAAGCCACAGGTGTCACCACGGCCCTGGTGCCTGATGTCGCTGACCTCACCCCCGGGGCCCTGAGGGAGGCGGCGGCCGCGGGGCAGCAGAGGGCCTCAGCTGTGTGCCAAGGAACCACTGGCTTCGCCGCGCTTCGGGACGAGCTGGAGGGGCTGGGGGAGATCTTCCACCCCATGAGCTCCGAGGAGCAAG CTCAGCTGGCGGCCTCCGGGCCGGGGCCCCGGGTGCTCTCTGCTGACCAGGGAAGCTACTTTGTCCGCCTCGGTGACCTGGCCCCGGGCTTCCGCCAGCGGGCTTTTGAACATGCCTTGAGCCACCTGCAGCACAACCAGTTCCAAGCCAGGGACACACTGGCTCAGCTCCAGGACTCCTTCCAGGTG ATTGAGAAGGCCATGAAGGCTCCACAAGGACAGCTGTTCCTGGACCAGGGATCGAGTGCCAGAGCAGAAGATCTTGGTCCCCAAGAG GCGCAGGACACAGCGGCTCTGTCCAGGGTGTGCACCCTCCTCAGGCAGCTGCACACAGCCTCCAGCGGTCTGGCCTCCAGCCTCCAGGGCCTGCCGGCCGGGCTCCAACAGCAGGTCGGGCAGGTGCGGCACAGCCTCTGTGAGCTCTACGGCATCGTGTCCTCGGCTGGGTCGGTTGGGGAGCTGCCAGCCGAGCGCCTGGCCCAGAGCCGAGCAGGAGTGAGCCAGGCATGGCAGGGGCTGGACCAGGTGCTGGATGGCCTGCAGCACAGGCCCCCGCTTGGCTGGCTGGTGGGGCCCTTCGCCTTGGTCCCTGGTGGGCAGCCATAG